One region of Halohasta litchfieldiae genomic DNA includes:
- a CDS encoding DUF7411 family protein, whose translation MELALLYSGGKDSSLAALVLDEFYDLTLVTATFGLTDDWQHARSAAEALGFPFETVDLDPTIAKEAVDRMAEDGYPRNGIQQVHDHALETVAALDVAAIADGTRRDDRVPNVSRATAQSIEDRYDVDYIAPLSGFGRHAVDQLVEAIFEVEVGPSEEVEKADYEDELRTLLTDRHGIEAVAEVFPAHEQTYVHGRRDP comes from the coding sequence ATGGAGCTCGCGTTGCTGTACAGTGGCGGCAAAGACTCCTCGCTTGCCGCGCTTGTTCTCGATGAGTTTTACGACCTCACGCTTGTGACCGCCACCTTCGGGCTCACCGACGACTGGCAACACGCCCGGAGCGCCGCCGAGGCCCTCGGTTTCCCGTTCGAGACCGTCGACCTCGATCCGACGATCGCCAAGGAGGCCGTCGACCGAATGGCCGAGGACGGCTATCCCCGAAACGGGATTCAACAGGTCCACGATCACGCGCTCGAAACCGTTGCCGCACTCGATGTGGCGGCCATCGCCGACGGCACCCGACGAGATGACCGTGTGCCGAACGTTTCGCGGGCCACTGCCCAGAGCATCGAGGATCGGTATGACGTCGACTACATTGCGCCCCTCTCGGGGTTCGGTCGCCACGCGGTCGACCAGCTCGTCGAGGCCATCTTCGAGGTCGAGGTCGGACCAAGCGAGGAGGTCGAAAAGGCCGACTACGAGGACGAACTCCGAACGCTGTTGACTGACCGCCACGGTATTGAGGCAGTCGCCGAGGTGTTTCCTGCCCACGAGCAGACCTATGTCCACGGTCGACGTGATCCGTAG
- a CDS encoding lysylphosphatidylglycerol synthase transmembrane domain-containing protein: MDSRQLRTTALGFLLAGVVLAVLGWLVGVDEVVAILRQADNRGVGLVGLLICGWVAAWGFGIRDVLRALDTPTSSVTGILLSAGAGFANNVTPFGHAGGEPLTGLLIVDRTSAPYERGIAAMATVDTVNVFPSVGFGLVGLGWIAVDSSLSHQLTIVAVAAVVATVVGSLLGVAGWRRRSGLAARLAAGLSHIARPIGSVMPRLTPPSRAKLTARIEGFVADLELIAGSRRTLTVVFGYSAVGWLCQIAALWAAFEAIGAPISFAAALVVVPIGSVAAALPLPGGAGGIEGLLVGLLVATPLSTLPAASVVAGVVLFRGVAFWLPTATGGIVFAESAVRQRRQRDS, from the coding sequence ATGGATAGCCGCCAGCTCCGAACGACAGCACTCGGATTCCTCCTTGCGGGGGTCGTGTTGGCTGTTCTGGGCTGGCTCGTTGGCGTCGACGAGGTCGTGGCGATCCTTCGGCAGGCCGACAACCGCGGTGTTGGGCTCGTTGGACTGCTGATCTGTGGCTGGGTTGCCGCATGGGGGTTCGGTATTCGAGACGTTCTCAGAGCGTTGGACACCCCAACCTCGTCGGTAACTGGTATCTTACTGTCAGCAGGCGCGGGGTTTGCTAACAACGTCACGCCGTTCGGTCACGCCGGTGGGGAGCCGCTGACGGGACTGTTAATCGTCGACCGAACTTCAGCCCCTTACGAGCGAGGAATCGCGGCGATGGCGACCGTCGACACGGTCAACGTCTTTCCATCTGTTGGGTTTGGACTGGTGGGCCTCGGCTGGATCGCGGTTGACAGCTCGCTTAGCCACCAGCTTACTATTGTTGCCGTGGCTGCTGTGGTGGCCACCGTCGTCGGCTCATTGCTCGGTGTGGCGGGCTGGCGTCGACGGAGCGGGCTTGCGGCTCGTCTCGCTGCCGGTCTCTCCCATATTGCTCGCCCGATTGGGAGCGTTATGCCACGATTAACGCCGCCGAGTCGGGCCAAATTGACCGCCCGCATTGAGGGGTTTGTTGCTGATCTCGAACTGATTGCCGGGAGTCGACGGACACTGACTGTTGTCTTCGGCTACTCCGCAGTTGGGTGGCTGTGTCAGATCGCTGCGCTCTGGGCCGCGTTCGAAGCTATCGGCGCGCCGATCTCGTTCGCGGCTGCGCTCGTCGTGGTCCCGATTGGATCCGTGGCGGCGGCCCTACCCTTGCCGGGCGGTGCGGGTGGGATCGAGGGGCTGTTAGTCGGGTTGCTCGTCGCGACACCGCTGTCGACGCTTCCGGCGGCGTCGGTGGTCGCTGGCGTCGTGTTGTTCCGTGGGGTGGCGTTTTGGCTGCCGACCGCGACCGGCGGCATCGTTTTTGCGGAGTCCGCAGTCAGACAGCGTCGACAGCGTGACTCGTAG
- a CDS encoding TrkH family potassium uptake protein, which yields MSIRVSWRYSLNLTGTIVKWLAVPLCFPLLVALYYSEPVAPFLVTMGVTVLFGWLLEQLDGDDRLGPREALLMVSLTWLFVGLLCAIPFVVAGRGTIAHPINAAFEAMSGITTTGATVLREFDIHSRSIMMWRQLTQWLGGLGILILATAILSQLSVGGARLMETETQYDSVDKLTPRIEDTARLIGKLYLGFTVATIAVLYGLYLGGLAPNMHLYNAVAHAFTSVSTAGFSTEPLSIEAFAPIVHWVLIVVMFLGSTSFVLIYFVLKGNIERLRNSEEFRFYLGTVLVFSGLIVSILLLKENPTGTGFPETFRQSVFNVVSIITTTGYANANFDLWSPFAKHLLFMCMFLGGMAGSTTCSIKSLRWLVVFKAFRRDLFTVIHPEAIRPIRLSGTTVDEDTIRDIYSYTLIAVVGVFFVTVLIVVNGARTGLYDIALGFSEFDALGAAASTFLNIGPAFGAAGPYGTYDVFSMSTKAAMVAIMWIGRIEIIPVLVLFTRSFWQS from the coding sequence ATGAGCATTCGGGTTTCGTGGCGGTACAGTCTCAATTTGACTGGTACTATCGTCAAATGGCTGGCTGTCCCGCTGTGTTTTCCGCTGCTGGTGGCGCTCTACTACAGCGAGCCAGTTGCACCGTTTTTGGTCACGATGGGTGTGACTGTACTGTTCGGCTGGCTGCTTGAACAGCTCGATGGCGACGACCGCCTTGGTCCACGGGAGGCACTGCTGATGGTCTCGCTGACGTGGCTGTTTGTCGGACTCCTGTGTGCGATTCCGTTTGTCGTTGCCGGACGTGGGACGATTGCCCATCCGATTAACGCAGCCTTCGAGGCGATGAGTGGGATCACGACAACGGGCGCAACTGTCCTTCGGGAGTTCGATATTCACAGTCGGTCGATCATGATGTGGCGACAGCTCACGCAGTGGCTCGGCGGGCTCGGAATCCTGATTCTTGCGACAGCTATCCTCTCGCAGCTGTCTGTCGGTGGTGCACGGCTGATGGAGACCGAAACCCAGTACGACAGCGTCGACAAGCTCACCCCCCGTATCGAAGACACGGCCCGCCTCATCGGCAAACTGTATCTCGGCTTCACCGTCGCGACGATTGCAGTTCTGTACGGGCTGTATCTCGGTGGCCTCGCACCGAATATGCATCTGTACAACGCGGTCGCCCACGCCTTCACGAGTGTGTCGACGGCCGGGTTCTCCACGGAGCCACTCAGCATCGAGGCCTTTGCCCCAATCGTTCACTGGGTACTCATCGTCGTGATGTTTCTGGGGTCGACCAGCTTCGTGCTCATCTATTTCGTTCTCAAAGGGAACATAGAGCGACTCCGCAACAGCGAAGAGTTCCGGTTCTATCTCGGCACTGTCCTCGTCTTTTCGGGGCTGATCGTTTCGATTCTCTTGCTCAAAGAAAACCCGACTGGGACCGGCTTTCCCGAAACGTTTCGGCAGTCGGTGTTCAACGTCGTCTCGATCATTACGACAACGGGTTACGCCAACGCGAATTTCGATCTCTGGTCGCCGTTCGCCAAACATCTGCTGTTCATGTGTATGTTCCTCGGCGGGATGGCGGGGTCGACGACCTGTTCGATCAAATCGCTCCGCTGGCTGGTGGTGTTCAAGGCGTTCCGTCGGGATCTGTTTACGGTGATTCATCCCGAGGCGATCCGGCCGATCCGACTCAGCGGGACCACAGTCGACGAGGACACGATCCGAGACATCTACTCCTACACGCTGATCGCCGTCGTCGGCGTCTTCTTCGTGACGGTACTGATCGTGGTCAATGGCGCACGGACCGGTCTCTATGACATCGCTCTTGGCTTCAGCGAGTTTGACGCGCTGGGTGCGGCCGCGTCGACGTTCCTCAACATCGGTCCCGCCTTCGGCGCGGCCGGTCCCTACGGCACTTACGACGTGTTTTCGATGTCGACCAAAGCCGCGATGGTAGCCATCATGTGGATCGGTCGGATCGAGATCATCCCGGTACTCGTGTTGTTCACACGCTCGTTTTGGCAGTCGTGA
- a CDS encoding transposase, whose translation MATETLALFEHLEFDFLEEFDVFAPARRGRTRDHHPPALFRAFLHCYYKNVYGIRPVTRELQNTVVWLSCGFDRPPSRDAVDRFLTDLEHVVDEVFDRLVEQAACRGLLDLTYSIDSTDVRTMPADQDASKGYDPTAEEYYHGYGCTIVSTGQKIPIAAEFTESKQAPEETAMRVTCDALAVEKPIWMLGDSAYDTLGWHDHLLAAGVVPVAPYNARNTDDPKDIEYRVEARIDEHSEDVQLKQSTLDETYNRRSGVERTNDAVKDCGLGHVRARGRVHARAQVFLALCLRLVIAITNDERGDNPGSTVITL comes from the coding sequence ATGGCGACCGAGACGCTCGCGTTGTTCGAGCATCTTGAGTTCGACTTTCTCGAAGAATTCGATGTGTTCGCCCCCGCTCGCCGGGGGCGAACACGAGATCATCACCCACCAGCACTCTTCCGAGCGTTCCTGCACTGCTACTACAAGAACGTCTACGGCATCCGTCCAGTCACGCGAGAACTCCAGAACACGGTCGTCTGGCTCAGCTGTGGCTTCGATCGACCGCCGTCGAGAGACGCGGTCGATCGCTTCCTCACCGACCTCGAACACGTCGTCGACGAGGTCTTCGACCGCCTCGTCGAGCAGGCCGCCTGCCGCGGCCTGCTCGACTTGACCTACTCCATCGATTCCACCGACGTGAGGACGATGCCCGCCGACCAAGACGCGTCGAAAGGCTACGATCCAACCGCCGAAGAGTACTACCACGGCTACGGCTGTACGATCGTCTCGACCGGGCAAAAGATCCCGATTGCCGCGGAGTTCACCGAGAGCAAGCAAGCGCCAGAGGAGACGGCGATGCGCGTCACGTGTGACGCGCTCGCCGTCGAGAAACCGATCTGGATGCTTGGAGACAGCGCCTACGACACGCTCGGCTGGCACGACCACCTGCTGGCCGCAGGGGTCGTGCCAGTCGCTCCGTACAACGCACGAAACACCGACGATCCGAAAGACATCGAGTACAGGGTCGAAGCCCGCATCGACGAACACAGCGAGGACGTTCAGCTGAAGCAATCGACGCTAGACGAGACGTACAACCGCCGGAGTGGAGTCGAACGAACCAACGACGCCGTCAAGGACTGCGGCCTCGGGCACGTTCGCGCCCGAGGCCGCGTCCACGCACGAGCACAAGTGTTCCTCGCGCTGTGCCTTCGTCTCGTTATTGCGATCACCAACGACGAACGCGGAGACAATCCAGGAAGCACCGTCATCACGCTATGA
- a CDS encoding DMT family transporter: MERGIGYAVVAAVVWGLYLFYLKRAFRGYTASTLTVLVNAFALGWYLPILGVSFGFGDAADALVGFGADDVGVLALTVVTIAGANVAFLRALAIGDVSYVAPINKVVPVFVLPIEVLFLGQFLTPLQIIGVFIATVAVYVANFQGGSLLEPLRRAASSRAAQLALLSAVFFAVSDVGKRVGLQELAIPTTLWVPLLFGGVIVVLLPSVLRSPPSTIRSDLPQFVVAGGFVAVGEYITTLAFSLVPASIASPIINAQAIVAVILGGVLLKEQYFGMRVVAAVLAVIGVTLIAI, translated from the coding sequence ATGGAACGGGGTATCGGCTATGCAGTCGTTGCTGCAGTCGTCTGGGGCCTGTATCTCTTCTATCTCAAACGGGCGTTTCGGGGGTATACGGCCTCGACGCTGACGGTTTTAGTAAATGCGTTCGCACTGGGCTGGTATCTACCAATTCTCGGCGTCTCGTTCGGCTTCGGTGACGCAGCAGACGCACTTGTTGGCTTCGGCGCAGACGACGTGGGCGTGCTCGCACTGACAGTCGTCACGATTGCTGGGGCGAACGTCGCTTTTCTGCGGGCGCTAGCGATTGGTGATGTATCGTACGTTGCGCCGATCAACAAGGTCGTCCCTGTCTTCGTCCTCCCAATTGAGGTACTTTTCCTTGGGCAGTTTCTAACACCGCTGCAAATCATTGGCGTGTTCATCGCTACGGTAGCCGTCTACGTCGCCAATTTTCAGGGGGGATCGCTGCTCGAACCGCTCCGGCGGGCGGCCAGTTCGCGGGCTGCACAGCTCGCGCTACTGAGTGCCGTGTTTTTTGCGGTGAGCGATGTCGGTAAACGGGTTGGACTCCAGGAGCTTGCGATTCCGACGACACTGTGGGTACCACTGTTGTTCGGCGGCGTGATCGTCGTCCTGCTTCCCTCGGTTCTCCGGTCTCCTCCATCGACTATCCGCTCGGATCTCCCACAGTTCGTCGTCGCTGGAGGCTTTGTCGCCGTCGGTGAGTATATTACGACACTGGCGTTCTCGCTCGTTCCGGCGAGTATTGCTTCTCCAATCATCAACGCCCAAGCAATCGTTGCGGTTATTCTCGGTGGTGTACTCCTCAAGGAGCAGTATTTCGGTATGCGAGTCGTGGCCGCAGTGCTCGCCGTTATCGGTGTGACGCTGATTGCGATTTAA
- the hisS gene encoding histidine--tRNA ligase, whose amino-acid sequence MYDRLKGFRDFYPDEMTARREVIDTVEDAAARYGFREIGTPTLEATELYTDKSGDEIVDQLYNFTDQGGREVTLTPELTPTVARMVVAKSQALSKPIKWRSTRPFWRYEQVQQGRFREFYQTNVDIFGSSEPTADAEILAFAADALTDLGLTRDDFEFRVSHRDILGGLLEAFDADVDTEAAIRAVDKSDKIEDAEYYDLLNEAGLRYDQAETFDDLLGTDDLDDLVAFAETDRVTDAVSNLQAVLDAAEDFGAREYCEVSLETARGLDYYTGVVFECFDSTGEVSRSVFGGGRYDDLIESFGGQPTPAVGVAPGHATLQLLCERAGVWPEEAPSTDYYVLSVGDTRAVAAAVARELRELGHVVESDVSDRSFGAQMSYADSINAETVVIVGERDLENGEITLKEMATGDQTTAPIDDFPGNLTRPTYDDWE is encoded by the coding sequence ATGTACGACCGACTCAAAGGGTTTCGTGATTTTTACCCCGACGAGATGACCGCCCGCCGGGAGGTCATCGACACTGTCGAGGATGCGGCAGCCCGCTACGGCTTCCGTGAAATCGGGACCCCGACCCTAGAGGCAACCGAGCTGTACACGGACAAATCCGGCGACGAGATCGTCGACCAGCTGTACAACTTCACCGACCAAGGTGGCCGCGAGGTGACGCTGACGCCCGAACTGACGCCGACGGTCGCCCGGATGGTCGTCGCGAAAAGTCAGGCGCTGTCGAAGCCGATCAAATGGCGCTCGACGCGACCCTTTTGGCGCTACGAGCAGGTCCAACAGGGTCGCTTTCGGGAGTTCTATCAGACTAACGTCGACATCTTCGGCTCCAGTGAACCCACCGCAGACGCCGAGATCCTCGCCTTTGCAGCCGACGCCCTGACAGATCTGGGACTGACCCGCGATGACTTCGAGTTCCGAGTCTCTCACCGCGATATTCTGGGCGGACTCTTGGAGGCGTTCGACGCCGACGTCGACACCGAGGCCGCGATTCGGGCGGTCGACAAATCGGACAAAATCGAGGACGCCGAATATTACGATCTGTTAAACGAGGCCGGGCTCCGGTACGATCAGGCCGAAACCTTTGACGATCTACTCGGCACTGACGACCTCGACGATCTGGTTGCCTTCGCCGAAACCGACCGGGTTACCGACGCTGTCTCGAACTTGCAGGCCGTCCTCGATGCGGCCGAGGACTTCGGCGCACGCGAGTACTGCGAGGTCTCCCTTGAGACTGCCCGTGGGCTGGACTACTACACGGGTGTCGTCTTCGAGTGTTTCGACTCGACGGGCGAGGTCTCCCGCTCCGTGTTCGGCGGCGGCCGCTACGACGACCTCATCGAGAGCTTCGGTGGCCAGCCAACCCCCGCAGTCGGCGTCGCCCCCGGCCACGCCACCCTGCAGTTGCTCTGTGAGCGGGCCGGTGTCTGGCCCGAGGAGGCTCCGTCGACCGATTACTACGTGCTGTCGGTTGGCGACACCCGCGCAGTCGCCGCCGCTGTGGCCCGGGAACTCCGCGAGTTGGGCCACGTGGTCGAAAGCGACGTCTCGGATCGGAGCTTCGGCGCACAAATGAGCTATGCGGACTCGATCAACGCCGAGACGGTCGTTATCGTCGGCGAGCGCGACCTCGAAAACGGCGAGATCACGCTCAAGGAGATGGCAACCGGCGACCAGACGACCGCACCGATAGACGACTTCCCCGGCAACCTCACCCGGCCGACCTACGACGACTGGGAGTAA
- a CDS encoding universal stress protein yields the protein MTTTLVSVRYPLTEDSHRTITRGLDYVSDDTDSLIVLHVSLLQNGDSLTRQELQTAVEAEFSDIRAHYIVRQGYVLEEAIVDEAARQTADRVIVGKTKRGRIRRRLGQLFGLYPDLEAELTGSLNTTLEVVE from the coding sequence GTGACAACCACGCTCGTTTCGGTCCGGTACCCGCTCACCGAAGACAGCCATCGGACGATCACCCGTGGGCTTGATTATGTGTCCGATGACACGGATTCGCTGATCGTCCTCCACGTTTCACTCCTCCAAAACGGTGATTCACTCACCCGACAGGAGCTCCAGACGGCCGTCGAAGCCGAGTTCAGTGACATCCGGGCCCACTACATCGTCCGGCAGGGGTACGTCCTCGAAGAAGCCATCGTCGACGAGGCCGCCAGACAAACGGCCGACCGCGTGATCGTCGGCAAAACCAAACGCGGGCGAATTCGACGTCGACTCGGCCAGCTGTTCGGCCTCTACCCTGATCTCGAAGCCGAACTCACTGGCAGTCTCAACACGACACTCGAAGTCGTCGAGTAG
- the glpK gene encoding glycerol kinase GlpK, which translates to MATDTYVGSVDQGTTGTRFMVFDHGGNVVASAYEKHEQIYPEPGWVEHDAMEVWENTKSVMNTALDKGGLDPEQLEAIGVTNQRETTLLWDAETGAPIANAIVWQDRRTTDRIETLEDEGKADMVQQKTGLEPDAYFSATKAEWLLDNTDPIKLQRARPQDVRERAEAGDLMFGTMDTWVIYNLTGNHITDVSNASRTMLFNIHDMDWDQELLDEFNVPAETLPEVRPSSDDETYGSTDAGGFLGAEVPVAGALGDQQAALFGQTCFDSGDAKNTYGTGSFMLMNTGNEAVMSDHGLLTTVGFQRSGEPVQYALEGAIFITGAAIEWLEDMTLIDDAMESESVARSVDSTDGVYLVPAFTGLGAPHWDQRARGTIVGMTRGTRPAHVVRATLEAIAYQTKDVAEAMVEDADIDLADLRVDGGAVKNNFLCQLQADIVDTNIVRPVVDETTALGSAYAAGLAVGYWETVDELRKNWQVDREFEPNEDADYSKEFERWHDAVDRSMGWAQDDDE; encoded by the coding sequence ATGGCAACTGATACATATGTTGGTTCCGTCGACCAAGGGACCACAGGGACACGGTTCATGGTCTTCGACCATGGCGGTAACGTTGTAGCGAGCGCCTACGAGAAACACGAACAGATCTATCCAGAGCCCGGGTGGGTCGAACACGACGCGATGGAGGTTTGGGAGAACACGAAAAGCGTCATGAACACCGCCCTCGACAAGGGTGGCCTCGACCCAGAGCAGCTCGAGGCAATCGGTGTCACCAACCAGCGTGAGACGACGCTGCTGTGGGATGCCGAAACCGGTGCGCCAATCGCCAACGCCATCGTCTGGCAGGATCGCCGGACCACAGACCGGATCGAAACTCTCGAAGACGAGGGGAAAGCCGACATGGTCCAACAGAAGACCGGGCTCGAACCCGACGCCTACTTTTCGGCGACCAAAGCCGAATGGCTGCTGGACAACACTGATCCGATCAAACTCCAGCGCGCCCGCCCGCAGGACGTTCGGGAACGCGCCGAGGCTGGCGATCTCATGTTCGGGACGATGGACACGTGGGTGATCTACAACCTCACCGGCAACCACATCACCGACGTCTCGAACGCCTCCCGGACGATGCTGTTCAACATCCACGACATGGACTGGGACCAAGAACTCCTCGACGAGTTCAACGTCCCTGCCGAGACGCTGCCCGAAGTGCGACCCTCCTCGGACGACGAGACCTACGGGTCGACCGACGCTGGCGGCTTCCTCGGTGCCGAAGTGCCCGTTGCGGGTGCCCTCGGCGACCAGCAGGCCGCCCTCTTCGGCCAGACCTGCTTTGATTCTGGAGACGCCAAAAACACCTACGGCACCGGCTCGTTCATGCTGATGAACACCGGCAACGAGGCCGTGATGAGCGACCACGGCCTGCTTACCACCGTGGGCTTCCAGCGCTCCGGTGAGCCGGTCCAGTACGCCCTCGAAGGCGCGATCTTCATCACCGGCGCAGCAATCGAGTGGCTCGAAGACATGACGTTGATCGACGACGCAATGGAGTCCGAAAGCGTTGCTCGGAGTGTCGATTCGACTGACGGCGTTTATCTCGTTCCCGCATTCACCGGTCTCGGGGCTCCACACTGGGATCAGCGCGCACGCGGCACCATCGTCGGGATGACCCGTGGCACCCGACCAGCCCACGTCGTGCGTGCGACGCTTGAGGCAATCGCCTACCAGACCAAAGACGTCGCCGAGGCGATGGTCGAAGACGCGGATATCGACCTCGCGGACCTCCGTGTCGACGGCGGCGCGGTCAAAAACAACTTCCTCTGTCAGCTCCAGGCCGATATCGTCGACACGAACATCGTCCGGCCGGTAGTCGACGAGACCACAGCACTCGGTTCTGCCTACGCCGCCGGTCTCGCGGTCGGCTACTGGGAGACGGTCGACGAACTCCGTAAGAACTGGCAGGTCGACCGCGAGTTCGAACCCAACGAGGATGCCGACTACAGCAAAGAGTTCGAGCGCTGGCACGACGCCGTCGACCGGTCGATGGGCTGGGCCCAGGACGACGACGAGTAG
- a CDS encoding DNA-binding protein, protein MSNSPDDDRLEELREQKRKELEQRKQGGSPQDQEAQEAAQQQAEAQKEAMLKQHLTDGARQRLNAVQMSKPQFAEKVEQQIVALAQSGRIQDRIDEDQMKALLKELQPESKSFDIQRR, encoded by the coding sequence ATGAGCAACAGCCCTGACGACGACCGGCTCGAAGAGCTACGCGAACAGAAGCGCAAAGAGCTCGAACAGCGCAAGCAGGGCGGATCGCCACAGGACCAGGAGGCCCAAGAGGCCGCCCAACAGCAGGCCGAAGCCCAGAAGGAGGCGATGTTGAAACAGCATCTCACTGATGGGGCCCGCCAGCGACTCAACGCCGTCCAGATGTCGAAACCACAGTTCGCTGAGAAGGTCGAACAGCAGATCGTCGCCTTAGCCCAGAGCGGCCGGATTCAGGACCGAATCGATGAAGACCAGATGAAGGCCCTCCTCAAGGAGCTCCAGCCCGAATCGAAATCCTTCGATATTCAGCGGCGATAA
- a CDS encoding 30S ribosomal protein S19e codes for MVTLYDVPAEEFIDELADRLADRLEAPDWVEFTKTGQDRELPPQQEDFWETRGASLLRKVAMNGPIGVERLATEYGGTKDGSNRYSVAPANHVSGSKKIIREVLIQLEDEDLLQTAQGEGRRTTAEGDSFLDEVAQDVFESLDRPELERYA; via the coding sequence ATGGTAACTCTCTACGACGTCCCGGCCGAGGAGTTCATCGACGAACTCGCCGACCGGCTCGCCGACCGCCTCGAAGCGCCTGACTGGGTCGAGTTTACGAAAACCGGCCAAGACCGCGAACTGCCACCACAGCAGGAAGACTTCTGGGAGACACGCGGTGCCAGCCTCCTCCGGAAGGTCGCGATGAACGGTCCAATCGGTGTCGAGCGACTCGCTACTGAGTACGGCGGTACCAAGGACGGCTCCAACCGGTATTCGGTTGCGCCGGCCAACCACGTCTCGGGTTCGAAAAAGATCATCCGCGAGGTTCTGATCCAGCTCGAAGACGAGGACCTGCTCCAGACCGCACAGGGCGAGGGTCGACGGACCACCGCCGAGGGCGATTCGTTCCTCGATGAGGTCGCACAGGACGTCTTCGAATCCCTCGACCGGCCGGAACTCGAACGCTACGCGTAG
- the sufD gene encoding Fe-S cluster assembly protein SufD, whose amino-acid sequence MSVQVPATISEETVREISEKRNEPEWLLEQRLAALDALDDLELPDVIKTPGRRWTDLESLDFEALVDPLDQSDETERVEAEGATVLSFVDALAEHEELVREHFGSIVDPEENYLTALSAALFTTGTVVYVPEGVEAEDITIRAEMNSRSLFSQTLVITEKSASATILESIESGEDVEGDRYFSNIVEVVAGENSYVQFGSLQNLDQETYHVTLKRAVTDTYANANWIEGNIGSRLTRSDVETQLEGDGSETKIVGAFFGHEDQHLDVNARVWHRAEHTTADLVTRGVLDDVARSVYEGVQDVGEGAWNTSSYQRENTLMLSDDSEADASPKLIIKNHDTEASHSATVGQVDQEDLLYMTSRSIDPNTARNMLVEGFFVPVFEEIDVEDFRDDLSDLIIARLD is encoded by the coding sequence ATGAGCGTGCAGGTACCAGCAACCATCTCCGAGGAAACGGTCCGAGAGATCTCCGAGAAGCGCAACGAGCCCGAGTGGCTCCTCGAACAGCGTCTCGCAGCACTCGACGCGCTCGACGATCTCGAACTCCCGGACGTCATCAAGACGCCGGGTCGACGCTGGACGGATCTCGAAAGCCTCGACTTCGAAGCGCTGGTCGACCCCCTCGACCAGTCCGACGAAACCGAGCGCGTCGAAGCCGAGGGCGCAACCGTGCTCTCGTTTGTCGACGCACTTGCCGAGCACGAAGAGCTCGTCCGCGAGCATTTCGGCTCGATTGTCGACCCCGAAGAGAACTATCTGACCGCACTGTCGGCAGCCCTGTTCACGACCGGCACGGTCGTCTACGTCCCAGAGGGCGTCGAGGCCGAAGATATCACAATCCGCGCGGAAATGAACTCCCGGTCGCTGTTCAGCCAGACGCTGGTCATCACCGAGAAATCCGCTTCCGCGACGATCCTAGAGTCGATTGAATCAGGCGAGGATGTCGAGGGAGACCGCTACTTCAGCAATATCGTCGAAGTCGTGGCCGGCGAGAACAGCTACGTCCAGTTCGGTTCGCTCCAGAACCTCGATCAGGAGACCTACCACGTCACGCTCAAGCGTGCGGTGACAGACACCTACGCCAACGCCAACTGGATCGAGGGCAACATCGGCTCACGGCTCACCCGCTCGGACGTCGAAACGCAGCTCGAGGGCGACGGCTCGGAGACGAAGATCGTCGGTGCGTTCTTCGGCCACGAAGACCAGCACCTCGACGTCAACGCCCGAGTCTGGCACCGTGCCGAACACACGACCGCTGACCTCGTCACCCGTGGTGTACTCGACGATGTCGCACGCTCGGTGTACGAGGGTGTCCAGGACGTCGGCGAAGGCGCATGGAACACGAGTTCCTACCAGCGTGAGAACACGCTGATGCTGTCGGATGATTCGGAAGCCGACGCCTCGCCAAAGCTGATCATCAAGAACCACGACACCGAAGCCAGCCACTCGGCGACTGTGGGGCAGGTCGACCAGGAGGACTTGCTGTATATGACCTCCCGATCTATCGACCCCAACACGGCCCGCAACATGCTCGTTGAGGGCTTCTTCGTGCCGGTGTTCGAAGAGATCGACGTCGAAGACTTCCGCGATGATCTCTCGGACCTCATCATCGCACGGCTCGACTGA